In one window of Erythrolamprus reginae isolate rEryReg1 chromosome 1, rEryReg1.hap1, whole genome shotgun sequence DNA:
- the LOC139157074 gene encoding tigger transposable element-derived protein 1-like, whose translation MLKEGRSYADVGQQYGINESSVRTIRDDEKKIRQSSLMAFNKAAKRMVTPRNKRLMKMEAALSLWVQDCRKKSIALDTNTIRTKAQQLYNRLEDTEEGDADEGNAASASAPATFTASKGWFEKFQRRYGLKSVSLHGEAASADTGAAENFVQRTFKDLIAEGGYLPEQVFNMDETGLFWKRMPSRTFLMQDEAKAPGFKAMKDRVTLIMCGNAAGFLLKPGLIYKSQNPRALKNRNKNALPVYWMHNPKAWITKPLTRDWFHHCFIPQVEVYLARKGIDFKVLLLMDNAGGHDHLDHEHDGVQVEFLPPNTTSLIQPMDQGIIRAFKALYTRNSLGSIVEAMDADDNFTLKAYWRQYTIASCLKNIQNALMDMKTQTMNACWRKLWPEVVHDYKGFAPKEIQDAAVQTSVKLAQALGGEGFVDMTPEEVNGLLDEHGLPLTDKDLEELTRSASEEEEEAEAEQAEEEEDVGLTLERLAELNRATSNVQRMVELWDPNMTRSIQFNASLDNIFAPYRSMLAQKKKRRQQLPMTMFVTKTKRFVTPSPAASIVEMVIEEDP comes from the exons atgctgaaagagggacgctcttatgcagatgttggtcagcagtatgggatcaacgaatcgagtgtgcgaaccattcgggacgacgagaaaaagataaggcaaagttctctgatggcattcaacaaggctgcaaaaagaatggtgacgcctagaaacaaacggcttatgaagatggaagctgctttgtccctgtgggtacaagactgccgcaaaaagagcattgctttggataccaacactataaggaccaaggcacaacaattgtacaaccgtcttgaagacacagaagaaggcgatgcagatgagggaaacgcag cctcagcctcagccccagccacattcacagcaagcaaagggtggtttgagaaatttcaacggcgctatggcctgaagagtgtgtcattgcacggagaagctgcctcagcagatacaggtgcagcagaaaactttgtccagcgcacgtttaaagacctaattgcagaagggggctaccttccagaacaggtgttcaacatggacgaaacaggcctgttctggaagaggatgccttcaaggactttcttgatgcaagatgaagccaaagcccctggctttaaggccatgaaagatcgagtgactttgatcatgtgtgggaatgcagcaggctttttgctgaagccagggctaatttataagtcacaaaatccaagagccctcaagaacagaaataagaatgcattgccagtgtactggatgcataatcctaaagcatggattacaaaacccctcacgcgggactggtttcatcactgcttcatcccacaggtggaggtgtatttggctcgcaaaggaatcgatttcaaagtgcttctcctaatggacaatgctggcggccatgatcacctggaccatgaacatgatggggtgcaagttgaattcttgccaccaaacaccacatcgcttatccagccgatggatcaaggtattatccgtgcatttaaggcactgtacacgcgcaattctcttggaagcatcgtggaagcaatggatgctgatgacaacttcacattgaaggcctactggcgtcagtacacaattgcatcttgtctgaagaacattcagaatgccttgatggatatgaagacacagacaatgaatgcctgctggaggaaattgtggccagaagtggtgcatgattacaagggatttgctcccaaagaaatccaagatgctgcagtccagacctctgtgaagctggcacaggcactgggtggagaaggcttcgttgacatgacaccagaggaagtcaatggtttgcttgatgagcatggcctaccgctgacagacaaagatctggaggagctgaccagatcagcgagtgaagaagaggaggaagcggaagctgaacaagctgaggaagaagaagatgttggcctaacgcttgagcggcttgcagaactgaacagagctacttcaaatgtacaacgcatggtggaactttgggatcccaacatgactcgctctatacagtttaacgcctcccttgacaacatctttgcaccatacagatccatgttagcccagaaaaagaaacggcgccaacaactgcccatgaccatgtttgtcacaaaaaccaagaggtttgtcacaccatcacctgcagcgtccattgtagaaatggtgatagaagaagatccctag